GATGAAGCTACAACTCCGCAAATATTTGCTCGTCGTCGTTTAACCTTTGATTGTTTAGCCACGTTAATTGAGAGAGATACGGTACCATGGGTGGAAATCGTCGATAATTTTCAATTAAAATTCGGCGAAATCATCGAAATGCTTCGCAGTTTACCTGATTTTCGTATTTTCAAACTTACCCCCCAATCCGGCAGATTTGTCATCGGATTCGGTAGTATTTACGATGTCACAGGGGATAATTTAGATAAGTTACAGCCGGTGACTGGGGGGAAGGGGTAGGGGAAAGAGAGAGCATTGTTTCCCAACTACCTGCAAAATATTAAGGGTTTCAAGACTTTACTGATTACTCATTACTCAGGAATTACTGTTTGACACCTTTCATTGATAAACCAATTCTTTTCAACTTCTGATTCACCTCCAAAACCTGAACTTTCACAACTTGCCCAACTTTCACTATTTTCTTGGGATCGTCAACAAATCTATCAGCCATTTGGGAGATGTGAATTAACCCATCTTGATGCACACCAATATCGACAAATGCACCAAAGTTCGCCACATTTGTAATCACCCCTTCCAACTGCATCCCTTCTGTTAAATCAGAGATTTCTTTAATTCCTTCCTTAAATGTGGCATACTTAAACTCAGCACGGGGGTCACGTCCTGGCTTTTCCAATTCACTGAGGATATCCCTGAGTGTTGGTTCTCCCACTGTTGGTGTGACATATTTTTGCAAATTCGTTTTTTGTAACTTGGCAGCAATTTCTGTCACCTGTTTTAAAGGTACAGCTAAATCGGTGGCGATCGCCTGCACCACAGGATAGCTTTCAGGGTGAACAGCAGTATTATCTAAGGGGTTTTCTCCGTCTCGAATTCGTAAGAAACCTGCTGCTTGTTCAAAAGCTTTGGGACCTAATTTTGCTACTTTTAATAGCTGTCGGCGATTCTTAAAAATCCCATTTTCATTGCGATAGGCAACAATATTATTTGCCACACTGGAGGTAATTCCAGATACAAAGGTGAGCAATTCTTTCGAGGCAGTATTTAAATCTACTCCCACATAATTGACACAACTTTCTACAGTTTCATCTAGTTTTTTCTTGAGCAATTTTTGGTCAACATCGTGCTGATATTGCCCAACACCAATGGATTTAGGGTCAATTTTGACTAGTTCTGCCAAGGGGTCTTGTAATCTTCTGGCAATACTAATAGCTCCCCTCACGGTGACATCTAAATCGGGAAATTCTTCTCCAGCTAGCTTACTTGCAGAGTAAATAGAAGCGCCTGATTCATTCACTATTACTTTCACAGGTTTGACAGCTAAATCCTTAATTACCTCTGCCACAAACTCATCAGTTTCCCGTGAAGCTGTACCATTTCCAATTGCGATTAATTCAATCTGATATTTGGTAATTAAATTTTTTAACGTTTGGGCAGCTTTTGCTCTTTGCTCCTTTGCTTGATGGGGAAAAACTGCTTGATATTCTAAAAATTTTCCTGTTTGATCAAGTACCACCACCTTACATCCAGTACGGAAACCGGGATCGACTCCCATGGTTGGTTTCATTCCCGCAGGTGCAGATAATAATAGCTCCCGTAAATTAGTTTCAAAGGTTTTAATTGACTCAATATCCGCATAGAGTTTCTTCTCTCCAATCACCTCAGTTATCAGGGAAGTTTTCATTAAGCGATTAAACGCATCTTTCAACATTTCCTGATAGAAACTGCGGATAGGACGTTGTTTACTGCGAATCTCTTGAGACTCTAAATAACCTAATACCGTATCCTCATCAAAATCAATGGTAAAACTGAGAATTCCCTCATTTTCTCCCCGACATAACGCCAACAAATTATGGGGAGCAATATTCTTCACCCGTATCTGGTAATTACGGTACATTTCATACTTAGTACTCCCCTCTGGATAATCATCTTTAATCCGGGAAGTAAAAACACCTGCATCTAATAAATAATCCCGTAAATAAGCACGTAAATTTGCCTTTTCTGCGATTTCCTCCGCAAGGATATCCCCAGCACCTTTTAATGCTTCCTCTGCGGTTTTCACACCCTTTTCTAGGGAGACATATTTTGCTGCTTCCCCTTCCAAAGGAATTAAAGCTGCATTTTTTTGATTCAATGATTTAATAAACTCTGCAAAGGGTTCTAAACCTTTTTCCTTGGCAATTGTGGCACGAGTACGGCGTTTAGGACGATAGGGTAAGTATAAATCCTCTAACTCTGTCTTTTGTAAACAAGACTCTATCTGGGCTTGTAACTCCTCTGTCAGCTTACCTTGTTCCGCGATCGCCTTCAAAATTGCTGCTTTTCTTTCTGCTAGCTCTGTTAAGTAAGCATATCTATCTGCCAAGTCACGCAACTGTATCTCATTCATTTCCCCCGTACGCTCTTTACGATACCGGGCAATGAAGGGAATCGTAGCACCTTCTGCAAAAAGTTCTAAGGCATTTTCTATTTGAAAAGGTTTAAGACTAAGTTCAGTTGCCAGTAATTGAGGAATATTCAACATCTTTTTTAAGTAAAAATACTCACCATTATCTGAAGATACTAGATAGGTTTCATCTAGCTAATATATAGTGTTAAGCTAATATATCAGACTGTTGCGGAATATCAACAAGACACTTGGTTGTTAATACTTGTATTTGCAAATAAATCAGCTTTTGTGTCATGTTAGTTACTGCTATTTTTGACAACAGCCTTCATATTCTTATACAATATCTACTTTCTGGGTCAGAGGTGGGAAAATGCCTTTGTTCTTTTTGATACCCCTTTCCATGGGTTTAGTGACTGGCTATGTTTATCAGAAAACTACTGATGAAATCGGGCAGTTAATTGGTATAGTCGCAGTCATTAGTCTGGTATTAAGTATCGTCTTAGCACCCTGGCAAATCCAGCTTTCATTACTTGCAGTTGTTTTGATAAGTACAAAGAAACTCTTGCAGCGATAAAGCTATATACCCTCAGTTACTCAAGTATCAGCTTTACAAAAATCCATCATTGCTAGATTAAATGGGGTAGGGCATGGTAGGTAAAAAGAAGAAGTATGATTCATCCTTCTCTATTTTTTAATCCCCATTTTTTCTACGAAATCAAGCATTAATACAAACTTTTCTGATACTGATTATTCAACTTGCAACCAAAGAGGATATGGGGGAAACACCTTTAATCTCTACTGCTACCACAAATCCTAAAAAACTCATTCCAGGGAACTTGCGGAAGGTACATCATATTGCCTTGAATGTCAAAGATATGGCAGCTTCCCGTCATTTCTACGGTGAAATTCTCGGTTTGTATGAGCTAACTGGGGAAGAAATTCCTAAAACCTTACTAGAGTTAGTTGCTGCGGGTAAAGTTGCTAATTTTGTTACCCCAGATGGTACGGTTTTAGACTTATTTGGAGAACCAGAATTATCACCCCCGGATCCTAACCCGGAAAAATCCTTTACCAGAGCCTATCATTTGGCTTTTGATATTCATCCCCAATTATTTGACCAAGCACTGGAAGTACTCCAAGAGCATCATATCACCATTGCCCATGGTCCCGTATCTCGTCCCACAGGGCGCGGTGTTTATTTTTATGACCCCGATGGGTTTATGATAGAAATTCGGTGTGATCCAGTGGATGAATAAGCCAGCATGACAGATAAATTATTCCAGGTGATTGCAGAAGCTCTCAATAAACCACCCCTACCCTATGATCCAGGAAGACAGTCATTCAAACAATGGGTGATGTATTGTCTGCGCGATCGCGGTTTTATTATTTCCTATGCACAGAATGCAGACTTTGCCCTGGAACAGAAGGGTCGTGATAAAATTTATTTTCAAGTCGCCAGTAATCTGGAAGATGTGAAAGCAGGAAAATCAGCTTGGATTGTTTGGGATAGTGCAGCGAAAATGATTACTGTCACTCCTCCCCAAGATTCTTAATATCTACCAGAGACTCAATTCCTGACTTTTGATAATACTATATTTCACCCAAGTTCCATAATCTAAATTAGATACGTGATATTTATCACCTCTTAAAACAAGTTTAAAGTGAAGGATAAATAGGCTACAAATCCCTAATATCTTCCACTTTTAAACCTTTCTCCATGGCAGAATATCTTGTGTGAGTAAAACTAGTGAGCCATGGAGGAATGACGTGATTGTTTCGGTGATAAATGACGCGCTTTGAGAATTGCAGCCATCAAAAATGCGTAGGCAGCAGAGCCAATTATTGCTAAACAAAGACTAGCTAAGACAGTCAATTTTTCTTTCTCTTGTAACATAATTGCTGTAGCAGCAAAAGTATGTATTCCTGCGGAAGTCAGAAAACCAATTCCGAGAAGTTGCCAGCGTTTTTTAGGTTTGAGGGCACTTAAACCAATGAAGTACCCAAAATATCCAGTGTAGGCAACTTGCCCAGAAATATCACCTAAAATTTGCGGGATTAATAAAGTCAATCCTGCGGATAATTGACCACCACTATGGGCGATTTCTTCATGGGCGTGCATAATAGTTTCTACAAAGGCAAATCCTGTGGCAGCAGCTGTTCCTAGGAGTATGCCGTCAATTGGCTCCCAAATTCCGATTTTTTTCTGTTGAGATGCCGGTAATAATCTAGCCAGAAAATAAATTAAGAGAATTGGCACAGCTTTAAATAACTCTTGAAATAAACCTTTGCCAACAAACGCCTTTAATATAATTACAAAAATATTATTTTTTTGTTTTAGTAATGCTTCCGGAAATATATAGTCTGTAATATTAATAATTGTATGAAAGTGGCTAATTACTGGTAGGGCTGTAACTAGACAGACACTGACTAGTAACCACCATGGTTTATGTTTATGGCAAAGTTTATGAATAAAATAATGACTGGCAGCTGCTAAATAAGCTGCCAAAATATACAGAAAATTTTCACTATTACGAGTTGCTAAAAGGGCAACAACAAAAAGAACTGTAACAATCCCAGGTATAAGAAAATCATGGGTATGTAAATTAAACTGTTTGGACATGATGGGAAAAATATCCGTCATGCCGACTTTGGAGTCAAGTTGTTGATGGGGAAAAGCAGTATCATCACTGGGATAGGAGGGAGCTAAACTGGGGTCAAAAGTCAGATTGATTTTGTAAGCACCAATTTGTAAACTATCACCATTGTTTAAAATACATTTATCCTGACGTTTACCATTAACAAAAACACCATTTGCACTTCCTTGATCGATAACTACCAAATGGTTATGCTCAATATCAATGAGGGCATGATAGCGGGAAACCTGCTTATTATTCAGCACCATACGTACTACACGATGATTGTTGTGTGTAGTAGGCATTTGTGAGAATTCTCGCCCCAAGGCAATTGGTACATTTAAACTAGGCGATCGCTGCACTTCAGAATCTGGATCTTGCCAATTTAATTGAATTTGGAAATTACTTGTCATTGCTGGATACTCTGGTTGTGGTGTCAGTTAGGGAATCATCCGTTTACACAGGAGTTTATACACTGCATAAATGTAGTTTTTCGGACGTGAGATTCATACTTTATGAAGATTAGATAAAGTTTATCTCTTGGTTTCCAATACTACTATTAACTTGCAGAGTATTTTCAGAGATTTTATATAAATTAGCTTTGGTAATATCAGTTATTGCTAAAACTTGAAATTTGTCAAGTAAAAATTAAGACTAAAAAATGGCTTCTGAGACTTGAATGCTTTTATGATACAGACTTTGCTAGACAAGATTGGTTTGACTTCCCGGCATGATGTCTCTAAAGTAGAACACATCCTGAATTAAACCTCGTCCATAATGAAACCCGAAGTTTTTTGAGCAGTTCAAATGCGTCATTGCGACTTAAGGAAGCAATCTCAAGGTCTTTATGGAAAACTACAGTTGTCTAGATAGACGAGGTTTAGATATGTAAAAGTATACAGTTTTAAAGGTGCGGATATTCTACTGACATAATTATATACAAAGCAGGTTAAATTTATCTTAATGAATGATTTCTACTGCCTTTAACCTAAGAATAGGGAAAAGGCGAAAAGAAGAGGAAGTGCATGAACCAATCGTTTCCTGTTTCTT
The Calothrix sp. 336/3 DNA segment above includes these coding regions:
- a CDS encoding PrsW family glutamic-type intramembrane protease, with protein sequence MTSNFQIQLNWQDPDSEVQRSPSLNVPIALGREFSQMPTTHNNHRVVRMVLNNKQVSRYHALIDIEHNHLVVIDQGSANGVFVNGKRQDKCILNNGDSLQIGAYKINLTFDPSLAPSYPSDDTAFPHQQLDSKVGMTDIFPIMSKQFNLHTHDFLIPGIVTVLFVVALLATRNSENFLYILAAYLAAASHYFIHKLCHKHKPWWLLVSVCLVTALPVISHFHTIINITDYIFPEALLKQKNNIFVIILKAFVGKGLFQELFKAVPILLIYFLARLLPASQQKKIGIWEPIDGILLGTAAATGFAFVETIMHAHEEIAHSGGQLSAGLTLLIPQILGDISGQVAYTGYFGYFIGLSALKPKKRWQLLGIGFLTSAGIHTFAATAIMLQEKEKLTVLASLCLAIIGSAAYAFLMAAILKARHLSPKQSRHSSMAH
- a CDS encoding Tex family protein: MLNIPQLLATELSLKPFQIENALELFAEGATIPFIARYRKERTGEMNEIQLRDLADRYAYLTELAERKAAILKAIAEQGKLTEELQAQIESCLQKTELEDLYLPYRPKRRTRATIAKEKGLEPFAEFIKSLNQKNAALIPLEGEAAKYVSLEKGVKTAEEALKGAGDILAEEIAEKANLRAYLRDYLLDAGVFTSRIKDDYPEGSTKYEMYRNYQIRVKNIAPHNLLALCRGENEGILSFTIDFDEDTVLGYLESQEIRSKQRPIRSFYQEMLKDAFNRLMKTSLITEVIGEKKLYADIESIKTFETNLRELLLSAPAGMKPTMGVDPGFRTGCKVVVLDQTGKFLEYQAVFPHQAKEQRAKAAQTLKNLITKYQIELIAIGNGTASRETDEFVAEVIKDLAVKPVKVIVNESGASIYSASKLAGEEFPDLDVTVRGAISIARRLQDPLAELVKIDPKSIGVGQYQHDVDQKLLKKKLDETVESCVNYVGVDLNTASKELLTFVSGITSSVANNIVAYRNENGIFKNRRQLLKVAKLGPKAFEQAAGFLRIRDGENPLDNTAVHPESYPVVQAIATDLAVPLKQVTEIAAKLQKTNLQKYVTPTVGEPTLRDILSELEKPGRDPRAEFKYATFKEGIKEISDLTEGMQLEGVITNVANFGAFVDIGVHQDGLIHISQMADRFVDDPKKIVKVGQVVKVQVLEVNQKLKRIGLSMKGVKQ
- a CDS encoding HugZ family protein, yielding MSQIEKAQAEYTGFTDNFQSAVICTISKDGIPNASYAPVVIDDAKNVYIYVSGLANHTQNIQDNPHVSVLFIDDEATTPQIFARRRLTFDCLATLIERDTVPWVEIVDNFQLKFGEIIEMLRSLPDFRIFKLTPQSGRFVIGFGSIYDVTGDNLDKLQPVTGGKG
- a CDS encoding VOC family protein gives rise to the protein MGETPLISTATTNPKKLIPGNLRKVHHIALNVKDMAASRHFYGEILGLYELTGEEIPKTLLELVAAGKVANFVTPDGTVLDLFGEPELSPPDPNPEKSFTRAYHLAFDIHPQLFDQALEVLQEHHITIAHGPVSRPTGRGVYFYDPDGFMIEIRCDPVDE